The genome window TTCCGGTGACAACAAAATTCCATCACTATTTTAACAGCGTCAATTTCCGCACGTTGAGCTGCCCGTTCATCGTTAGTGCCAGAAAATAGAGCCCGCTTGGCAGTTGCTCACCGCGATCGCTGAGACCATCCCAGTTTAGCCGATAGTCGCCGACGGCCAGATTTCGATCCACCAGCGTGGCAACGATTTGCCCGGCGATATCAAAAATCCGCAATTTTACCGCACCACCGGAGAATATTTGATAGCGGATTTCCGTGCCGCCGTTAAACGGATTGGGATAATTTTGCGCCAACCGAAACTCCTCAGCCAATCCCGCCGGCACTGCTTCGGCGATCCCGACAATTCCGCCGGACATACAGGTAATTGTTCCCAAAGTCAGTTTGGCGATTTTCTCAACCTGCGGAATATTCACCGTGCCGGATACATCGCTTTCCCGGTGATAAAACGGATTTGCCGTGTACCACGGCGGAAAATTTTCCCACGGCGGCGCATGTTCGATCAGCAAAATCGATTTGTAATCATACGCCCAAAAACGTTCGTGATCGGAATAGGTGGCGTAAACAAACGGCGCGCTGTTGCTGTGCAAACCGATCTGATATGCATCATTTACCGCCAGCATCCGTTCGCCCAACACCTGCGAAACATCGTTGGAAACGATGTTGAAATGCTGATGCCCCGTTGCGTTAAACCCAATCATATCAACAATATACGCGCCCAAAATCTGATCACCGTTTTGTGATGCGCTGCTCGCGTAATGACCACTGCCGAGGTGATTGTCATTGTTATAAATCGGGTGGCGTTCCTCCGCGCCAAACGCCACAAATTTGATGTTGTAGAGAAAAGCAAATCTGTTGCCCGGATCGCTTAGCACCCGCGCAATTTCCAGAATTGCGGCAACACCGCTGGCGTTATCGTCTGCTCCCGCGGCGTGCGCAGTCGCCCAATCGGATGGCCACGACAGGTTCGGATCGAGGTTTGCCGTTGCATCAAAATGTCCGCCAACGAGGTAGTATCGGTTCGGCAAGCTGTTCCCGCGCAACGTCGCAACCACGTTGACCATCGGCGTTTGGTGATAGGGCGGAATCGCGTTCGGCGCATAAAATGTATCAAAATGCACCTCGGTGAGCCCGGGATAACGATCGAACACCTGTTTGATATACGCCGCTGCCCACTCATTTCCGGGCGTGTACGAAATGCGGGATTTGTTTCCGCCGGCGTTCGCCAGATTCTGGACGTGCATC of Calditrichia bacterium contains these proteins:
- a CDS encoding M20/M25/M40 family metallo-hydrolase, producing the protein MKKFTFLGCIFILLTLAGSPARSQISGCDFDADIELLMSRISADSIAMHVQNLANAGGNKSRISYTPGNEWAAAYIKQVFDRYPGLTEVHFDTFYAPNAIPPYHQTPMVNVVATLRGNSLPNRYYLVGGHFDATANLDPNLSWPSDWATAHAAGADDNASGVAAILEIARVLSDPGNRFAFLYNIKFVAFGAEERHPIYNNDNHLGSGHYASSASQNGDQILGAYIVDMIGFNATGHQHFNIVSNDVSQVLGERMLAVNDAYQIGLHSNSAPFVYATYSDHERFWAYDYKSILLIEHAPPWENFPPWYTANPFYHRESDVSGTVNIPQVEKIAKLTLGTITCMSGGIVGIAEAVPAGLAEEFRLAQNYPNPFNGGTEIRYQIFSGGAVKLRIFDIAGQIVATLVDRNLAVGDYRLNWDGLSDRGEQLPSGLYFLALTMNGQLNVRKLTLLK